In one Bacillus mesophilus genomic region, the following are encoded:
- a CDS encoding DUF6509 family protein — MFSIEEYTVELLEDPTGLLSGDIYEFKIFINVDEEDDLYSEKGVYVRVLFKVENNQKKISQASFHEQLTDRYLDFELEEEEEALIFQFCESNLPQE; from the coding sequence ATGTTTTCAATCGAAGAATATACTGTAGAGTTGCTAGAAGACCCCACTGGTCTCTTAAGTGGAGATATTTATGAGTTCAAGATTTTTATTAATGTCGATGAAGAAGATGATTTATATTCCGAAAAAGGAGTATATGTAAGAGTCCTTTTTAAGGTTGAAAACAACCAGAAAAAAATTTCTCAAGCATCCTTTCATGAACAACTTACTGATCGCTATTTAGATTTTGAGCTAGAGGAAGAAGAAGAAGCATTAATCTTCCAGTTTTGCGAGAGTAACCTTCCCCAAGAGTAA
- a CDS encoding phosphatidylglycerol lysyltransferase domain-containing protein, giving the protein MITITVIVAIIFLMTVISGYYYYYKMRSSKTMLNNSCLIELFSFIKNNGGHFLSHLMFLNDKYGYYAANRSVYFSFQKKVGKIIVLGDPIGNGSLFKEAITELQDQCKSNRSNQPIFYQISSTYKSIYEELRYRVIKIGEEAKVYLPDYNLEGKKKTRLRTPRNKLEREGFSVQVVSPPHTSKLMTDVKFVSDTWLGNRSEKGFSVSFFDYSYISRFPIAVLYNNLGDIVAFATLPSNNNQNGETTIHIDLMRYLPDSPNGTMDYLFTSIFFWGKDQGYDYCSLGMAPLSNVSDDRIPRTLYEKAASFMFEHGEYLYKFKGLKEFKAKFATHWEPRYIAYKRTTTIGVLFRLVLLIHKSSEKRKRSRVVYQLLRKAS; this is encoded by the coding sequence ATGATCACAATAACTGTTATCGTTGCAATAATTTTCCTAATGACAGTCATTAGTGGATATTATTATTACTATAAGATGAGGTCTAGTAAAACCATGCTCAATAATTCATGTTTAATTGAATTATTTAGCTTTATAAAAAACAATGGTGGACACTTTCTTTCACATTTAATGTTCTTAAATGATAAATATGGTTACTATGCTGCAAATCGTTCGGTTTACTTTAGTTTTCAAAAAAAGGTAGGCAAAATTATTGTTCTCGGAGACCCGATTGGAAATGGCTCACTTTTTAAAGAGGCCATTACAGAACTTCAAGATCAATGTAAATCAAATAGGTCTAATCAGCCCATTTTCTATCAAATATCTTCAACATATAAATCTATATATGAAGAGCTTAGGTACCGTGTAATCAAAATTGGGGAAGAAGCTAAGGTCTATTTACCAGATTATAATCTTGAAGGGAAGAAGAAAACGAGACTGAGAACCCCTCGAAATAAACTAGAGCGTGAAGGGTTTAGCGTACAAGTTGTTTCTCCTCCGCATACAAGCAAACTAATGACTGATGTTAAATTTGTCTCTGATACATGGTTAGGAAACCGTTCGGAAAAAGGGTTCTCTGTTAGTTTTTTTGATTATAGCTATATTTCAAGATTTCCCATTGCCGTACTTTACAACAACTTAGGGGACATTGTCGCATTTGCAACATTGCCTAGTAATAATAACCAGAATGGCGAAACAACCATTCATATAGATTTGATGCGGTATCTTCCTGATAGCCCAAATGGTACAATGGATTACCTATTTACATCCATTTTCTTTTGGGGAAAAGACCAAGGCTATGATTATTGCAGCCTAGGAATGGCACCACTTTCAAATGTTTCTGATGATCGGATACCTCGAACTTTATACGAAAAAGCAGCAAGCTTCATGTTTGAACATGGAGAATATTTATATAAATTTAAGGGGTTAAAGGAATTTAAAGCGAAGTTTGCCACTCACTGGGAACCGCGTTACATTGCATATAAACGTACTACTACCATTGGGGTGTTGTTTCGATTAGTACTGCTTATCCATAAGAGTTCTGAAAAACGCAAACGTAGTAGAGTGGTCTATCAATTATTGCGAAAAGCAAGTTGA
- a CDS encoding sporulation protein, with protein MDTTLAYLREILSNYTDEYAISRTIYEKLKSSLNEGELSFIRALDQEEAQFLNKILPEEIQYALEEQDYTRMTELNHVYELLI; from the coding sequence ATGGATACAACACTTGCCTATTTACGTGAGATACTTTCAAATTATACAGACGAATATGCTATTTCCAGAACTATATATGAAAAACTAAAATCTTCTTTAAATGAGGGTGAACTAAGTTTTATTAGGGCGCTTGATCAAGAAGAGGCTCAATTTTTAAATAAAATCCTCCCGGAAGAAATACAATATGCTTTAGAAGAGCAGGACTATACAAGGATGACCGAGCTAAACCATGTTTATGAGCTTTTAATTTAA
- a CDS encoding YitT family protein — protein sequence MFERIIAITLGSILIGIGVNGFIIPHHLMEGGMIGIGLIAKYLWEFEIGLTIIILSLPIYIFTYFFNRHYFVSSIHGLLLSSFFIDILKPLRSSFDLPILLSAVVGGSLIGIGIGLMLRYRTSTGGLDLLAQFCSTITPINVGVIIFIFDFTIILTGSQLIESTSLIYSLLAVSFVGLFTTYCTYSYAEK from the coding sequence TTGTTTGAAAGGATTATAGCAATCACACTCGGAAGCATTCTAATTGGAATTGGAGTTAATGGTTTTATTATCCCTCATCACTTAATGGAGGGTGGGATGATTGGAATTGGCCTTATCGCTAAATACTTATGGGAATTTGAGATCGGCCTTACCATCATTATTTTAAGCCTACCCATATATATATTTACATACTTTTTTAACCGTCATTACTTTGTTTCGAGCATTCATGGACTGCTTCTCTCTTCTTTTTTTATAGATATACTAAAACCCCTACGGTCAAGCTTTGATTTGCCAATTTTACTAAGTGCAGTAGTCGGTGGATCTCTTATTGGGATCGGAATCGGTCTTATGCTTAGATACCGTACCAGCACAGGTGGACTAGACCTCTTAGCACAGTTCTGCTCTACGATTACACCCATTAATGTTGGAGTTATTATTTTTATTTTTGACTTTACTATCATTTTAACAGGAAGCCAGCTGATTGAATCAACATCGTTAATATACTCTCTTCTTGCCGTTAGCTTTGTTGGCCTCTTTACCACCTATTGTACATATTCATATGCAGAAAAATAA
- a CDS encoding DUF4025 domain-containing protein: MEKNDKVAGKQYDPSFYKNANDVEAGLATTHEQASDSYMEGTIDGNIDDLSDESTAIPRTQE, from the coding sequence GTGGAAAAGAATGATAAAGTAGCAGGTAAACAATATGATCCTTCGTTTTACAAAAATGCGAATGATGTAGAGGCTGGGTTAGCAACTACACATGAGCAGGCAAGTGACAGCTATATGGAAGGGACAATTGATGGGAACATCGACGATTTAAGCGATGAGTCAACGGCTATTCCCCGCACTCAAGAATAA
- a CDS encoding MFS transporter: MKYSMDIIKRNERLSIWNGAASIISQSFMMGFIPLFAIQVLGASNFQVGLISSMPSFMTMLAMIPGAIWINRLELKKAFTGYSIFAARFGLFLISLIPFIPYTNQAWILVVFIGLLNFPNALATLSWQSFIGDLIPDERRGKFFSERSQILTIVGMITTFITGALLNIFDKTDPSPYQWIFLIGFLFGIVEVYYLLRHIEVKKVEKKQSGISWKMVSGIFKHKPYLSFLICAIIFNFGWQMAWPLFNIYQINDAHATAFWISVFTVANQISQILSYKWWGRFSDRYGNTMMLFVASVGIGTAPFLTILSTNLYYLTLVNLWTGAFVAGTVMLLFNQLLRVSPEENRTTFLANYNFLIALMGCIAPQVGVWLLELYGIQSAMTFSSVIRWLGAFSFLIVVYIEFNSKRKQKALKKPSVSV, translated from the coding sequence ATGAAGTATTCAATGGACATCATCAAAAGGAATGAACGGCTCAGTATATGGAATGGTGCTGCATCTATAATCTCTCAAAGCTTTATGATGGGGTTTATTCCTTTATTTGCCATTCAAGTCCTTGGTGCTTCCAATTTTCAAGTGGGTCTAATAAGCTCAATGCCTTCATTTATGACCATGCTTGCCATGATCCCAGGTGCAATCTGGATTAATCGATTGGAATTGAAAAAGGCATTTACCGGTTATAGTATTTTTGCGGCTAGATTCGGGTTGTTTTTAATTAGCTTGATACCGTTTATCCCATATACAAATCAAGCCTGGATATTAGTCGTCTTTATCGGCCTGTTAAACTTCCCTAATGCACTAGCGACATTGTCTTGGCAATCTTTTATTGGAGACCTAATTCCCGATGAAAGAAGAGGCAAGTTCTTTAGTGAAAGAAGTCAAATCCTTACCATTGTTGGGATGATTACCACATTTATAACAGGGGCTTTACTAAATATTTTTGATAAAACTGATCCAAGTCCTTATCAGTGGATTTTCTTAATTGGTTTTCTTTTCGGTATTGTCGAAGTATATTATCTACTTCGTCATATTGAGGTGAAAAAAGTTGAGAAAAAACAAAGTGGGATTAGCTGGAAGATGGTTTCAGGGATATTCAAACATAAACCATACTTATCTTTTCTGATTTGTGCGATTATCTTTAATTTCGGATGGCAAATGGCTTGGCCACTATTCAACATATATCAAATCAATGATGCACATGCTACTGCGTTTTGGATTAGCGTATTCACAGTGGCTAATCAAATATCCCAGATTTTAAGTTATAAATGGTGGGGGAGATTCTCGGACCGATATGGTAACACAATGATGCTCTTTGTTGCATCAGTAGGGATAGGAACTGCGCCTTTTCTAACCATTCTATCCACTAATCTTTACTACCTAACCTTAGTAAATCTTTGGACAGGTGCGTTCGTAGCGGGAACTGTGATGCTTCTATTTAACCAACTATTAAGAGTTTCACCTGAAGAGAATCGAACAACCTTTTTAGCAAATTATAATTTTCTAATTGCTTTAATGGGATGTATTGCTCCACAGGTTGGTGTTTGGTTACTAGAACTTTACGGCATCCAATCTGCAATGACGTTCTCATCCGTTATTAGATGGCTAGGGGCATTCTCTTTCTTAATTGTTGTATACATTGAGTTTAATTCTAAAAGAAAACAAAAAGCCCTCAAAAAACCTTCTGTATCAGTTTAA
- a CDS encoding YppG family protein: MFGMKQKRRMVRNPFMHNQSYYPYQGFQQNHGFQPNQYSNPQQMYNQSTNAQPNINPNTNFNNMNQYPNYMNMNQQGSIPFQMPYPNQGTSNQTPKQTSGFGSILNQFKTKEGGYDVNKMMDTAGQMVNTVNQLNGVFKQVGTFFKPKA; the protein is encoded by the coding sequence ATGTTTGGAATGAAACAAAAGAGGAGAATGGTCAGAAACCCATTTATGCATAATCAATCCTATTATCCTTATCAAGGCTTCCAACAGAACCATGGCTTCCAACCAAATCAATATTCAAATCCACAACAAATGTATAATCAATCAACGAATGCTCAGCCAAATATTAATCCAAATACAAATTTCAATAACATGAATCAATATCCTAATTATATGAACATGAATCAACAAGGCTCTATTCCATTTCAAATGCCATATCCTAATCAAGGGACTTCTAATCAAACTCCAAAGCAAACTAGTGGGTTTGGATCTATTTTGAATCAATTCAAGACAAAAGAAGGCGGGTATGACGTTAATAAGATGATGGACACCGCGGGACAAATGGTAAACACTGTTAATCAATTAAACGGAGTATTTAAACAAGTAGGTACCTTCTTTAAACCAAAGGCTTAA
- the yppF gene encoding YppF family protein produces the protein MNTEDLRNRFLLVNKKEPLDLIELLQFAKLSYVKGDLTIAVYRDIVKELEQNLNPDEDTQKLTSPTT, from the coding sequence ATGAATACGGAGGATTTACGTAATCGTTTTTTGTTAGTTAATAAAAAGGAACCTTTAGATCTGATAGAACTTCTGCAATTTGCGAAGCTATCCTACGTTAAAGGAGATCTCACCATAGCGGTGTACCGTGATATTGTGAAGGAATTGGAACAAAATTTAAATCCAGATGAAGACACTCAAAAACTTACTTCTCCTACAACATGA
- a CDS encoding YppE family protein gives MKYKELARSTELLQQYNQELGSIYDRVKQKGEPEDFFTIVKPFADKVKDEIELWEPLVLKWINQEKPKYFYKQQVENLKENITTVSVQAFFPKTGAKRFKELVRSNQYNLDSILKRINM, from the coding sequence ATGAAATATAAGGAATTAGCAAGATCTACAGAATTATTACAACAATATAACCAGGAGCTTGGGTCCATTTACGATCGTGTTAAACAAAAAGGGGAACCTGAAGACTTTTTTACAATTGTTAAGCCATTTGCTGACAAGGTAAAAGATGAAATAGAACTATGGGAACCACTGGTTTTAAAATGGATTAATCAAGAAAAGCCCAAGTACTTTTATAAACAACAAGTTGAAAACCTAAAAGAAAACATCACCACTGTTTCTGTTCAAGCCTTTTTTCCAAAAACAGGCGCTAAAAGGTTTAAAGAACTTGTTCGTTCTAACCAATATAATCTAGATTCCATTTTAAAGCGTATTAACATGTAA
- a CDS encoding DUF2515 family protein: MKNVLELSEEERNIVSHVKAYVTLQNKDNITRTNTYGRFYEKNNEIKWALLASMVSRNAGWNMCDLKGEWFPKVLSRELRQRLFLTYERANWLIFLDAFPQLYLYQLSKEFKRDLTYLLPFFHVSPFMSEIWKKFMREGNQDELLVSLIINEQNLIQRPVIEHPIYRKKVFHTWLFLLQDWLHFSVVLFPTKTGDLYGSSVSDFRKVQSRIQLGKRLASILFHPDYYNGIYNFSKTVSHTGSRHDYEQYVYKDKIKDTPELRSVFPVVYHHRHDYKGWNASGRHLCKWMEPYDEPLKKVKINTWYKEKQRQLHTGICVDKLITDFLTI; this comes from the coding sequence GTGAAAAATGTTTTGGAGCTTTCAGAGGAAGAAAGGAACATAGTAAGTCATGTAAAGGCATATGTCACATTACAAAATAAAGACAATATAACCCGGACGAATACCTATGGTAGGTTTTATGAGAAGAACAATGAAATAAAATGGGCCCTGCTAGCTAGTATGGTTTCGAGAAATGCAGGTTGGAATATGTGTGATTTAAAGGGTGAATGGTTCCCGAAGGTGTTGTCTAGGGAACTTAGGCAACGATTATTTCTAACCTATGAGAGAGCAAATTGGCTAATATTTTTAGATGCTTTTCCACAGCTATATCTATATCAGTTATCTAAAGAATTCAAAAGGGATCTCACATATTTATTACCCTTCTTTCATGTTTCTCCTTTCATGAGTGAGATCTGGAAGAAGTTTATGAGAGAGGGAAATCAAGACGAATTGTTAGTGTCGTTGATTATAAACGAACAAAATCTAATCCAAAGACCTGTCATTGAACATCCAATTTATCGTAAAAAAGTCTTCCATACTTGGCTTTTCCTGTTACAAGATTGGCTCCACTTCAGTGTCGTGTTGTTTCCTACTAAAACGGGTGATTTATATGGTAGCTCTGTATCTGATTTTCGTAAAGTTCAATCGAGAATACAGCTAGGAAAAAGATTAGCATCTATATTATTTCATCCTGATTATTATAATGGCATCTACAACTTTTCAAAAACAGTTTCTCACACAGGTTCCAGACATGATTACGAACAATACGTATATAAAGATAAGATAAAGGATACACCTGAATTACGATCTGTTTTCCCTGTTGTATACCATCACCGCCATGATTATAAAGGATGGAATGCATCGGGGAGACATTTATGTAAATGGATGGAACCATATGACGAGCCCTTAAAAAAAGTCAAAATCAATACATGGTATAAGGAGAAACAAAGACAGCTTCATACTGGTATATGTGTGGATAAGCTTATTACTGATTTTCTCACAATATAA
- the recU gene encoding Holliday junction resolvase RecU, producing the protein MSIRYPNGKAYQASKGQNKKQPEKKFSFSNRGMTLEEDLNETNTYYLERQIAVIHKKPTPVQIVNVDYPSRSAAVIKEAYFKQASTTDYNGIFKGRYIDFEAKETKNSTSFPLQNFHQHQIDHMRSVLEQGGICFVILRFAATEEIFLLEATHLLQFWSRQMNGGRKSMTKAEIEAVAYKIPIGYQPRIHYISVIEQLYF; encoded by the coding sequence ATGTCTATTCGATACCCTAACGGAAAAGCTTATCAAGCTAGTAAGGGACAGAATAAAAAACAGCCTGAAAAGAAATTTTCGTTTAGTAATCGTGGAATGACCCTCGAAGAAGATCTAAATGAAACGAATACTTATTATCTAGAAAGGCAAATTGCAGTCATTCATAAGAAACCTACACCTGTTCAAATTGTCAATGTTGATTATCCAAGTAGAAGTGCTGCTGTTATTAAAGAAGCCTATTTTAAACAGGCATCGACAACTGACTATAATGGAATTTTCAAGGGAAGGTATATTGACTTTGAAGCAAAGGAAACTAAGAACAGTACTTCCTTTCCACTTCAAAATTTTCATCAGCATCAAATTGATCACATGAGAAGTGTGTTAGAGCAAGGTGGAATCTGCTTTGTGATTTTACGCTTCGCCGCAACGGAAGAAATATTTTTATTGGAAGCTACTCATTTACTTCAGTTTTGGTCCCGCCAAATGAATGGCGGTAGAAAATCTATGACCAAAGCTGAGATAGAGGCCGTTGCTTATAAAATCCCTATTGGCTACCAACCACGCATTCATTATATCTCCGTGATTGAGCAGCTCTATTTTTAG
- a CDS encoding transglycosylase domain-containing protein: MAENKSRAELKQAKKKTKKKAGSTKSLFKKVIIAFLILGIIGMLVGGITFFALVKDAPPIDEALLKDPVSSKLLDKDGNKFAEIGVEKRTHVQYQEIPKLMENAILAVEDIRFYDHYGVDLRRLVGAVIANFQEGFGAEGASTLTQQVVKLSFLTPDKTVERKVQEQWLAIQLEQKYTKEQIFEMYANKIYLSSIPSYGQVYGVASAAEAYYGKKLNELEIHEAAMIAGMPQSPNRYNPFDHPEDAEKRRNIVITLMAKHGFITEAEAEAAKAVPVASTLVQTQKDPQPYDAFIDQVLKEVIELGDIDVSTAGLEIHTTLDPAAQTYVEQALNTNDIIEYPNEEFQAGVALINTQTGEIQAIGGGRNSTVARGFNYATAINRQPGSTIKPVIDYGPAIEHLQWSTYHQIVDEPYTYSEGQPIKNHDNKFKGQMSIRQALADSRNIPALKTFQEVGSERAGEFASTLGIRVGDVFESHSIGGFNGVSPLELAGAFSAFGNQGIYNKPHAVTKVVFMDGSEVVLKPKPVTAMKESTAFMVTDIMRSVVTSGTGRSANISGLPVVGKTGTTNFPADVKKKYNIKNGGVNDIWFAGYTPLYTAAIWTGYDTPEKGYILSPDEKAIAKQLFKEIIQKVSEGKETGEFVKPNSVVQVAVEKGSNPPKLPSEFTPDDLIVKEYFIKGTEPKEVSEKYRKLDVPSELIAAYDEETNQVTLRWKYPDDQREGILFDVQYSVDEGPFELLETVGELGLIVQNPIPEAIYRFRVIAYREADPENRSDPADIEIQIPALSLEDELDLIPGEDDEEVEPDPEESEENEGETGDGNGNDGSGGNGNGGSGNNGNN, encoded by the coding sequence ATGGCAGAAAACAAATCAAGAGCAGAGCTAAAGCAAGCAAAAAAGAAAACAAAGAAAAAAGCTGGCTCTACAAAATCATTATTTAAAAAAGTTATCATTGCTTTTCTTATTTTAGGTATTATTGGAATGCTTGTGGGTGGGATCACCTTTTTTGCATTAGTTAAGGATGCACCTCCAATCGACGAAGCATTATTAAAAGATCCTGTGTCTTCAAAGTTACTTGATAAGGATGGAAATAAGTTTGCTGAAATTGGAGTAGAAAAGAGGACACATGTTCAGTATCAAGAAATTCCAAAGCTTATGGAAAATGCAATTCTTGCTGTTGAGGATATACGCTTCTACGATCATTATGGTGTTGACTTACGACGTTTAGTTGGAGCGGTCATTGCTAATTTTCAAGAAGGCTTCGGGGCAGAAGGTGCTAGTACGCTTACTCAACAGGTAGTAAAGCTTTCGTTCCTAACACCTGACAAAACCGTTGAACGAAAAGTTCAAGAACAATGGTTGGCAATTCAGCTAGAGCAGAAATATACAAAAGAACAAATTTTTGAAATGTATGCAAATAAGATTTATCTATCAAGTATCCCTTCTTATGGTCAGGTATATGGTGTTGCATCAGCTGCTGAGGCATATTATGGGAAGAAATTAAATGAACTAGAAATTCATGAGGCTGCAATGATTGCTGGGATGCCACAAAGTCCAAATAGGTATAATCCCTTTGATCATCCAGAAGATGCGGAAAAGCGACGTAACATTGTTATTACATTAATGGCTAAGCATGGATTTATAACTGAAGCTGAAGCTGAAGCTGCAAAGGCAGTTCCTGTTGCAAGCACATTGGTTCAAACTCAAAAAGACCCTCAGCCATATGATGCTTTTATCGATCAAGTATTGAAGGAAGTTATCGAGCTTGGCGATATCGATGTATCAACAGCTGGATTAGAAATTCACACTACACTTGACCCGGCTGCACAGACATATGTTGAGCAGGCTTTGAACACGAATGACATTATTGAGTATCCAAATGAGGAATTTCAGGCTGGTGTAGCTTTAATTAATACGCAAACAGGTGAAATTCAAGCCATTGGCGGAGGAAGGAATTCTACGGTAGCTAGAGGCTTTAATTACGCTACTGCAATCAATCGTCAACCTGGATCTACAATTAAGCCTGTCATCGACTATGGGCCGGCGATTGAGCATTTACAGTGGTCAACATATCATCAAATTGTTGATGAGCCATACACCTACTCAGAAGGACAGCCTATAAAAAATCACGATAATAAATTTAAAGGCCAAATGTCAATCCGACAAGCATTAGCAGATTCAAGAAATATACCTGCTTTAAAGACATTCCAGGAGGTTGGTAGTGAACGAGCTGGCGAGTTCGCCTCTACTCTTGGAATTCGGGTTGGTGATGTATTTGAATCCCATTCTATTGGAGGTTTTAATGGAGTATCTCCATTAGAGTTGGCAGGAGCGTTTAGCGCATTTGGAAATCAAGGAATTTATAATAAACCACATGCCGTTACTAAAGTTGTATTTATGGATGGTTCTGAGGTTGTCTTAAAGCCTAAGCCTGTTACTGCTATGAAGGAGTCAACAGCGTTTATGGTAACGGATATAATGAGATCTGTTGTTACATCCGGAACTGGTAGATCTGCAAATATATCAGGACTTCCTGTTGTTGGTAAGACAGGAACGACAAACTTCCCTGCAGATGTTAAAAAGAAATACAACATAAAGAATGGTGGAGTAAACGATATTTGGTTTGCTGGCTACACCCCTTTATATACAGCCGCCATTTGGACTGGATATGATACTCCTGAAAAAGGATATATTTTAAGTCCTGACGAAAAGGCAATTGCCAAGCAACTATTTAAAGAGATTATTCAGAAGGTCTCAGAAGGTAAGGAGACTGGAGAATTTGTAAAGCCTAATAGCGTTGTTCAAGTCGCTGTTGAAAAAGGCTCGAATCCTCCAAAGTTACCTAGTGAATTTACTCCAGATGACCTGATTGTGAAAGAATATTTCATAAAAGGTACCGAGCCTAAAGAGGTATCTGAAAAGTATAGGAAGCTAGATGTCCCAAGTGAACTAATCGCTGCTTATGATGAAGAAACGAACCAAGTTACCTTAAGATGGAAATACCCTGACGATCAAAGAGAAGGTATTCTCTTTGATGTACAATACTCAGTTGATGAAGGTCCATTCGAACTTCTAGAAACTGTGGGTGAACTAGGACTGATTGTTCAAAATCCAATACCAGAAGCCATTTATCGCTTCAGAGTCATCGCATACAGAGAAGCAGACCCTGAGAATAGAAGCGATCCTGCTGATATTGAAATTCAGATTCCTGCCTTAAGTCTTGAAGATGAACTTGATTTAATACCAGGTGAAGATGATGAGGAAGTAGAACCAGATCCAGAAGAGTCTGAAGAAAATGAGGGCGAAACTGGTGATGGTAATGGAAATGATGGTTCAGGTGGTAACGGGAACGGCGGGTCAGGAAATAACGGTAATAACTAG
- a CDS encoding YpoC family protein, producing the protein MGKQLNVNIPTPFLHPLFFKESGQEFELHDESLETLVDLPFIYDIAHCLSIETNKPWEEREQTVAYLLSRWFESKNLLRELFGNRRRNEAKPIMSTNIAAFIMALNWTNKKPVTTLTNWKDALGTLEIKPVNCLERLEYIINSPDHYHSYLQLVELFEELNKQYQLSIMKEKSSLRT; encoded by the coding sequence GTGGGGAAGCAGCTAAACGTTAATATTCCAACTCCCTTTCTTCATCCTCTTTTTTTTAAGGAAAGTGGTCAGGAATTCGAACTTCACGATGAATCTTTAGAAACACTAGTGGATTTGCCATTTATTTATGACATCGCTCATTGCCTAAGTATAGAAACCAATAAACCATGGGAAGAGCGTGAACAAACAGTTGCCTACTTACTCTCTCGTTGGTTTGAGTCAAAGAACTTATTGAGAGAATTATTTGGAAATCGCAGACGTAATGAAGCAAAACCTATCATGTCGACTAATATTGCAGCGTTTATCATGGCTCTTAATTGGACAAATAAAAAACCTGTCACGACATTAACAAACTGGAAGGATGCTCTTGGAACTCTAGAAATTAAACCAGTTAATTGTCTTGAAAGACTAGAGTATATCATAAATTCACCAGATCATTATCACTCATATTTGCAATTAGTTGAACTTTTTGAAGAGCTGAATAAGCAATATCAACTTTCCATTATGAAAGAAAAAAGCAGCCTGAGAACATAG
- the nth gene encoding endonuclease III encodes MLNKQQIRYCLDTMGEMFPDAHCELHHSNPFELVIAVSLSAQCTDALVNKVTKNLFQKYKTPEDYLAVTEEELQNDIRSIGLFRNKAKNIRKLSQLLLDEYGGEVPKDRDELTKLPGVGRKTANVVVSVAYDIPAIAVDTHVERVSKRLAFCRWKDSVLEVEKQLMKKVPEDEWSVTHHRLIFFGRYHCKAQNPQCGECPLLEVCREGQKRMKGGRKSGEAAKR; translated from the coding sequence ATGCTAAATAAACAGCAGATACGCTATTGTCTAGATACAATGGGTGAAATGTTTCCAGATGCACATTGTGAGCTACACCATTCTAATCCTTTTGAATTGGTTATTGCAGTTAGTTTGTCAGCACAATGTACGGATGCATTGGTAAACAAGGTTACTAAGAACCTATTTCAAAAATATAAAACACCTGAAGATTATTTAGCTGTAACCGAAGAAGAACTACAGAACGATATTCGATCGATTGGACTTTTTAGGAATAAGGCAAAAAATATCAGGAAGTTATCTCAATTACTTTTGGACGAGTATGGTGGAGAAGTACCAAAGGATCGAGATGAATTGACTAAGCTACCAGGTGTTGGAAGAAAAACAGCAAATGTCGTGGTATCGGTTGCTTACGACATTCCTGCCATTGCAGTTGATACCCACGTTGAACGGGTTAGCAAACGTTTGGCGTTTTGCCGCTGGAAGGATTCTGTACTAGAAGTGGAAAAGCAGTTAATGAAGAAGGTTCCAGAGGATGAATGGTCCGTTACGCATCATCGGTTGATATTTTTTGGAAGGTATCATTGCAAGGCACAAAATCCTCAATGTGGGGAGTGTCCGTTACTTGAGGTTTGCAGAGAAGGACAGAAACGAATGAAGGGTGGTAGAAAGAGTGGGGAAGCAGCTAAACGTTAA